Proteins from a genomic interval of Symmachiella macrocystis:
- the egtB gene encoding ergothioneine biosynthesis protein EgtB — protein sequence MDYANLRDAYLAVRRQSEAIVAQLEPEDCVVQSMPDVSPTRWHLAHVTWFFETFVLKPFLPSYESTHPAFEYLFNSYYNTVGRQFPRAQRGLLSRPTVADVLDYRRHVDQHMQRLLEDPPHDFAEPARVIEIGLNHEQQHQELMLTDIKHVFSCNPLYPAFQNRAASESSTTRQLGWQRFDEGLYEIGKAGDGFAFDNESPRHRVFVESFELADRLVTCGEFRKFIEDDGYQRSEFWLSAGWATVQENQALGPGPDAWPYAMYWQQRDEDWYHFTLNGMRPIDPAEPMCHVSYFEADAYARWAGARLPTEAEWEIAAADQSLTGNFIESGALHPLPVAQDSNSRQTFGDVWEWTASQYTAYPGYAAADGALGEYNGKFMCNQFVLRGGSCVTPASHIRSTYRNFFPPSARWQFSGIRLAK from the coding sequence ATGGACTACGCAAACTTAAGGGACGCCTACCTGGCCGTTCGCCGCCAAAGCGAGGCGATCGTCGCGCAACTCGAGCCGGAAGATTGCGTGGTGCAATCCATGCCCGATGTCAGCCCGACACGTTGGCATTTGGCACACGTCACTTGGTTTTTTGAAACATTTGTCCTCAAACCGTTTTTGCCCAGCTACGAATCGACCCATCCGGCGTTCGAGTATCTGTTCAATTCGTACTACAACACGGTGGGTCGACAATTCCCCCGCGCACAGCGTGGATTGCTGTCGCGCCCCACAGTTGCGGACGTGCTCGATTATCGCCGGCACGTGGATCAGCACATGCAGCGACTGCTGGAGGATCCGCCGCACGATTTCGCTGAACCGGCGCGTGTTATCGAAATTGGGCTGAACCACGAACAACAACATCAGGAATTGATGCTGACTGATATCAAGCATGTCTTTTCCTGCAATCCGCTCTACCCCGCTTTTCAAAATCGCGCTGCCAGCGAGTCATCGACCACGCGGCAACTCGGCTGGCAGCGGTTTGATGAAGGGCTATACGAAATCGGAAAGGCGGGAGACGGATTCGCCTTCGATAACGAATCACCGCGACATCGTGTGTTTGTCGAGTCATTTGAATTGGCGGATCGACTGGTGACTTGCGGTGAGTTCCGTAAGTTCATCGAAGATGACGGATACCAACGGTCGGAGTTCTGGCTTTCCGCCGGGTGGGCTACGGTTCAGGAGAACCAAGCGCTCGGTCCCGGGCCCGATGCGTGGCCGTATGCGATGTATTGGCAACAACGCGATGAGGATTGGTACCATTTCACGCTCAACGGCATGCGGCCGATCGATCCGGCCGAACCGATGTGCCATGTCAGTTATTTCGAAGCGGACGCTTACGCCCGTTGGGCCGGGGCCCGTTTGCCGACCGAAGCGGAATGGGAAATCGCCGCTGCAGACCAGTCGCTCACCGGGAATTTTATTGAAAGCGGAGCACTCCACCCACTGCCTGTCGCTCAGGACAGCAATTCCCGACAAACCTTCGGCGACGTTTGGGAATGGACGGCGAGCCAGTACACGGCTTATCCGGGCTACGCAGCAGCCGACGGTGCGTTGGGCGAATACAACGGCAAATTCATGTGCAATCAGTTTGTCTTGCGCGGTGGTTCATGCGTGACACCCGCATCCCACATCCGCTCCACCTACCGCAACTTCTTCCCCCCCTCCGCACGCTGGCAGTTTTCAGGCATCCGTTTGGCGAAGTAA
- the egtD gene encoding L-histidine N(alpha)-methyltransferase codes for MSQIALMDCAPRSSDFRHDLLTGLSQSPKTLPCKYLYDERGSQLFELICELEDYYPTRAEISILQNYGSEIADALGSDCAVIEYGSGSGLKTEILLEHLHEPNVYFPVDISREHLCSSAAALEEKCPDIDIVPVCADFTRDFELPDSLVNGSRRAAYFSGSTIGNFEVDESIEILKGMARLCGRDGCLLIGVDLQKDPAVLEAAYDDAEGVTGQFNQNLLHRANAELNADFDVEQFQHRAIYNPQHARIEMHLESSCDQQVTIAGQKINFAAGETIHTENSHKHTLESFAKIAARAGWQVKTVWTDDRQYFSVQYLTVTN; via the coding sequence ATGAGTCAAATCGCCCTGATGGATTGCGCGCCGCGCAGTAGCGACTTTCGACACGATCTTTTAACGGGTCTTTCCCAATCTCCTAAGACATTGCCGTGCAAATACCTCTACGACGAGCGCGGCTCGCAATTGTTCGAGCTGATTTGTGAGTTAGAGGACTACTACCCCACCCGCGCGGAAATCAGCATCCTGCAAAATTACGGCTCTGAAATCGCCGACGCACTCGGTTCGGATTGCGCCGTGATTGAGTATGGCAGCGGGAGTGGACTGAAGACCGAAATTTTGCTCGAGCATCTCCACGAGCCGAACGTCTACTTCCCCGTCGATATTTCACGTGAACACCTTTGCTCGTCGGCAGCAGCTTTGGAGGAAAAGTGTCCCGATATCGATATCGTTCCGGTCTGTGCCGATTTTACGCGGGACTTTGAACTGCCAGACTCGCTAGTGAATGGTTCACGCCGAGCGGCGTATTTCTCCGGTTCAACGATCGGAAATTTTGAGGTCGATGAATCAATCGAAATTTTGAAAGGCATGGCCCGCTTGTGCGGCCGCGATGGATGTCTGTTGATCGGTGTCGACTTACAAAAAGATCCAGCGGTTTTAGAAGCAGCCTACGACGATGCCGAAGGGGTCACTGGGCAGTTCAATCAAAATCTATTGCACCGCGCCAATGCGGAGTTGAATGCCGATTTCGACGTCGAGCAATTTCAACACCGGGCGATCTACAATCCCCAACACGCACGGATCGAAATGCACCTAGAAAGCAGCTGTGACCAACAAGTAACAATCGCCGGCCAAAAAATCAATTTTGCCGCCGGCGAAACCATACACACCGAAAACTCTCACAAGCACACATTGGAGAGCTTCGCCAAAATCGCCGCCCGCGCCGGCTGGCAAGTAAAAACCGTCTGGACCGACGACCGCCAATACTTCAGCGTCCAATACCTAACCGTCACCAACTAG
- the aspS gene encoding aspartate--tRNA ligase, with protein sequence MLRTHTCGDLRAADAEKTVTLCGWVDTWRDFGGLVFLDLRDRYGITQITVNPEHDAEMHKLARTLRNEDVIQVTGIVAIRPDDMVNPKLVTGEIDLKARELTLLNRSKTPPFEPGTTDPPGEEHRLTYRFIDLRRKQLQDAMIMRHRFTKLVRDYFDEHGFLDIETPILGRSSPEGARDYLVPSRVHPGCFYALPQSPQIYKQILMVAGFDRYMQIARCFRDEDLRADRQPEFTQIDIEMAFVTRDDILELVDGLIRYMMKNLRDVEVPEIPRLDHADVMERYGNDKPDLRFGMELVDIGDIAGGCGFGVFQKTIESGGRVRGLTAPGAAEKYSRKKIDELTAYVGDYRAKGLAFFRVQEGQLDSPIAKFFSDDEQKAIIEKMNAQPGDLLFFVADKAEVTSAALAALRNRLGKELELYDPSDMHFSWVLDFPLVTHNPDEGRWDAEHHPFCNPVAEDLEYFKTDPSKIRAESYDLVINGYESASGSVRIHDPAVQQQIFDLLGINAEEAEARFGFLLESLRYGAPPHAGLALGLDRWVMLLLGYDNIRDVIAFPKTQKASDLLSGAPSTVDDHQLRDLNIKTDL encoded by the coding sequence TTGTTACGGACTCATACGTGCGGCGACCTGCGCGCTGCGGATGCTGAAAAGACTGTCACACTCTGTGGTTGGGTCGATACTTGGCGCGATTTCGGGGGCTTGGTCTTCTTGGATCTCCGCGACCGCTATGGCATTACGCAAATCACCGTCAACCCGGAACATGACGCCGAAATGCACAAACTCGCCCGCACTTTGCGGAACGAAGATGTCATTCAGGTGACCGGCATTGTCGCGATCCGCCCCGATGACATGGTGAATCCCAAACTGGTCACAGGCGAAATTGACCTCAAAGCCCGTGAGTTGACGCTGCTCAACCGCAGCAAAACCCCGCCGTTTGAACCGGGAACCACCGATCCGCCGGGCGAAGAACATCGGCTCACGTATCGCTTCATCGACCTCCGCCGCAAGCAATTGCAGGATGCGATGATCATGCGCCACCGGTTCACGAAATTGGTTCGCGACTACTTCGACGAGCATGGCTTTCTGGACATCGAGACCCCCATTTTGGGCCGCAGTTCGCCCGAAGGGGCGCGGGATTACCTAGTCCCCAGTCGCGTGCATCCAGGCTGTTTTTATGCCCTGCCGCAATCACCGCAAATCTACAAGCAAATCCTGATGGTCGCCGGGTTCGACCGGTATATGCAAATCGCGCGCTGTTTTCGCGATGAAGACCTCCGCGCCGATCGCCAACCGGAGTTCACGCAAATCGACATCGAAATGGCCTTCGTGACCCGCGACGACATTCTGGAACTGGTCGACGGGTTGATTCGCTACATGATGAAAAACCTCCGCGACGTGGAGGTCCCGGAAATTCCCCGGCTGGATCACGCCGACGTGATGGAACGTTACGGGAACGACAAACCGGACCTGCGGTTCGGCATGGAATTGGTCGACATCGGCGATATCGCCGGCGGTTGCGGATTTGGTGTGTTTCAAAAGACGATCGAGTCAGGCGGCCGCGTGCGAGGACTGACCGCACCAGGCGCCGCTGAAAAGTATAGCCGTAAGAAGATCGACGAATTAACGGCATACGTAGGAGACTACCGCGCGAAGGGACTAGCCTTTTTCCGCGTCCAAGAGGGACAGCTCGATTCACCAATCGCCAAGTTTTTCTCCGACGACGAACAAAAAGCGATCATCGAAAAGATGAACGCCCAGCCGGGCGACCTATTGTTTTTTGTCGCTGACAAGGCCGAAGTGACCTCCGCCGCACTAGCCGCGTTGCGAAACCGTTTGGGTAAGGAACTGGAATTGTATGATCCGAGCGACATGCACTTCAGTTGGGTACTCGATTTCCCCTTGGTCACACACAATCCGGACGAGGGCCGATGGGATGCGGAGCATCATCCGTTTTGCAACCCGGTCGCCGAAGATCTGGAATACTTCAAAACCGACCCCAGTAAGATTCGCGCCGAGTCGTATGATTTGGTGATCAATGGTTACGAGTCGGCCAGCGGCAGCGTTCGTATTCACGATCCGGCTGTCCAACAACAGATCTTCGATCTGCTGGGGATCAATGCCGAAGAAGCAGAGGCGCGGTTTGGGTTCTTGTTGGAATCGCTGCGCTACGGTGCTCCCCCGCATGCGGGGTTGGCGTTGGGGTTGGATCGATGGGTGATGTTGTTGTTGGGTTACGACAACATCCGCGACGTGATCGCCTTCCCCAAAACACAAAAAGCCTCGGACTTGCTCAGCGGCGCCCCCTCCACCGTCGACGACCACCAACTCCGCGACCTAAACATAAAAACCGACCTCTAG
- a CDS encoding protein kinase domain-containing protein, with translation MFESGESTFLAGKLPMRAIPAEVTALIEPFMHRRRFAAGQFLMQQGDTAKSIMVLDEGVVEIFTTDESGTRQHINKGSRGDVLGEMALLSGEPRSASVLALSDVKALVLPAERFHELAHDHPALSVVLTKLVADRLAGSGPDVLHGKTFHDYRIVRRLGRGGMSIVYEAIDPNGQHVALKMMSHSLVYDDFGREQFEREVRAIESLNHENIVRVFGRFAAFHSFFMIMEHCRGANLSEVIKYNGPLPEEEIQKIVGQLAAAVLAAHDSGLVHRDIKPANIMLVPEGTVKLMDFGLAAPVIDESLSEYAKHVVGTPRYMAPEQLAGKPAGFPADYFSFGAVVYELLTGKPLFAERKLSRLRKRHALWNFPDYDVLRPTKNEWSRQLLAECLIRDPQKRRPDLKAIAKWAASVDAGMLPGGNADTGKTGWEDETIME, from the coding sequence ATGTTTGAAAGTGGGGAATCGACGTTTCTTGCGGGCAAACTGCCGATGCGCGCCATCCCGGCAGAAGTCACCGCTCTGATCGAACCGTTTATGCATCGACGGAGGTTTGCTGCTGGGCAATTCCTGATGCAGCAAGGGGACACCGCCAAGTCGATCATGGTCCTCGATGAGGGTGTCGTGGAGATTTTTACCACGGACGAATCGGGGACGCGGCAGCATATCAACAAAGGCAGTCGCGGCGACGTGTTGGGCGAAATGGCGCTGCTCTCAGGCGAGCCCCGCTCCGCCAGTGTGTTGGCTCTAAGCGACGTCAAAGCGCTCGTGCTACCTGCAGAGCGGTTTCATGAACTAGCCCACGATCATCCCGCGTTGAGCGTGGTCCTCACCAAACTGGTCGCCGACCGGTTGGCCGGCAGCGGTCCGGATGTGTTGCATGGCAAAACGTTCCACGACTACCGAATCGTGCGTCGCCTGGGGCGAGGGGGGATGTCGATCGTGTATGAGGCGATCGATCCCAACGGGCAACACGTTGCGCTCAAAATGATGAGCCACAGTTTGGTGTACGATGATTTCGGCCGCGAGCAATTCGAACGAGAAGTCCGGGCGATCGAATCGCTCAATCACGAAAACATCGTCCGCGTGTTCGGGCGGTTCGCCGCATTTCATTCGTTCTTCATGATCATGGAACATTGCCGAGGGGCCAATCTCTCCGAAGTCATTAAATACAACGGTCCGCTGCCCGAAGAGGAAATTCAGAAAATCGTCGGCCAATTGGCAGCCGCCGTTCTCGCCGCCCATGATTCCGGACTGGTACATCGCGACATCAAGCCGGCCAACATCATGCTCGTCCCGGAGGGGACGGTCAAATTGATGGATTTTGGATTGGCCGCTCCGGTGATCGATGAATCTTTGTCGGAGTACGCCAAGCACGTTGTGGGCACACCCCGCTATATGGCGCCGGAACAACTCGCCGGCAAACCGGCCGGTTTTCCAGCGGATTATTTTTCGTTCGGTGCCGTCGTCTATGAACTGCTCACCGGCAAGCCGCTTTTTGCAGAGCGAAAACTGTCCCGTTTACGCAAGCGGCATGCTCTCTGGAATTTCCCCGATTACGACGTGCTGCGGCCGACAAAAAATGAATGGAGTCGCCAACTGCTGGCTGAGTGCCTGATTCGCGATCCTCAGAAGCGGCGACCTGATCTCAAAGCGATCGCAAAATGGGCCGCCTCAGTCGATGCCGGCATGCTCCCCGGTGGCAACGCCGACACCGGAAAGACAGGTTGGGAAGACGAAACGATCATGGAATGA
- a CDS encoding helix-turn-helix transcriptional regulator, with product MSADERLHRVLRLVQLLQSGRNHNANQLAEMCGVSRRTIFRYINTLQEGGIHIQYDEQQQGYSLPSNTYLPPTEFTLDEALALLTLCYELADGDGGVPFQNGARNAALKLASNLPQHLRDQLNGVSQTLAVRLDSHNPLSADRSYYDLFVKAVSRRRCVRIQYQSLTEWENISTVVHPYRLLFIRRSWYVIGRSTMHREVRTFNLGRVLAADLLNRTYTIPPRFSLERYLGNAWHLIREPGKSQQVVVRFQKMVAQNVAEVRWHKTQQVTWNDDETMDFSVTVDGLNEISWWILGYGDQAEVLRPEKLRMLIAERLRGMTEIYAEELAKKK from the coding sequence ATGTCCGCCGATGAGCGTCTCCACCGCGTACTGCGTTTGGTGCAACTTTTGCAATCCGGAAGAAATCACAATGCGAACCAATTGGCCGAAATGTGCGGCGTCAGCCGGCGGACAATCTTTCGCTATATCAATACGCTCCAAGAAGGGGGTATTCACATACAATACGACGAGCAGCAGCAAGGATACTCGCTGCCGTCCAACACCTATCTGCCTCCCACGGAATTCACCCTGGACGAGGCACTCGCGCTGCTGACGTTATGCTACGAACTGGCCGATGGAGACGGTGGCGTGCCGTTTCAAAACGGCGCACGCAACGCCGCCTTAAAACTCGCCAGCAATCTGCCACAACACCTCCGCGACCAACTCAACGGCGTTTCGCAAACATTGGCGGTCCGACTCGATTCACACAACCCCCTCTCCGCCGACCGGTCGTATTACGATCTGTTCGTGAAGGCCGTTTCGCGGCGGCGCTGTGTCCGGATTCAGTATCAAAGCTTGACCGAATGGGAGAACATCTCCACGGTCGTGCATCCCTATCGCCTGCTATTCATTCGCCGTAGTTGGTACGTGATCGGCCGATCAACAATGCACCGGGAAGTCCGTACGTTCAACTTGGGCCGAGTCTTGGCCGCCGATTTACTCAATCGTACCTACACGATCCCTCCTAGGTTTTCCTTAGAGCGTTATTTAGGGAATGCTTGGCATTTGATTCGCGAGCCGGGAAAAAGCCAACAAGTCGTGGTTCGATTTCAGAAAATGGTGGCGCAAAATGTGGCCGAAGTCCGCTGGCATAAAACACAACAAGTGACTTGGAACGACGATGAAACCATGGATTTTTCGGTTACCGTCGATGGACTGAATGAGATATCTTGGTGGATTCTGGGATACGGCGATCAAGCTGAGGTACTGCGACCGGAAAAACTCCGAATGTTGATTGCCGAGCGGCTGCGCGGTATGACGGAAATTTACGCAGAAGAGCTAGCGAAGAAAAAATAA
- a CDS encoding nucleotidyltransferase family protein, whose protein sequence is MSHRRIYAVLPAAGQSRRMGRPKLLLPLGGSTVIARLVGALREGGVDDVIVVVRPDDTTLQEAAEAAGALVVCPENDPADMRQSVQYALDYLATERHPNADDGWMLIPADHPLVDAKIVESLLASWRAGAAPILIPTHKGHRGHPTVFRWELADEVPRIPPHQGLNRLVHDHESHVQEFPVPSDHILLDLDTLEDYERLQVEWRRENE, encoded by the coding sequence GTGAGTCACAGGCGGATTTATGCCGTGCTTCCAGCGGCGGGGCAGAGTCGGAGAATGGGCCGGCCCAAGCTTTTGTTGCCGCTTGGCGGTTCAACAGTGATTGCACGATTGGTCGGCGCCCTGCGCGAAGGGGGCGTGGACGACGTAATCGTTGTGGTCCGCCCGGACGACACCACCCTGCAGGAAGCGGCCGAGGCGGCGGGTGCACTGGTTGTCTGCCCAGAAAATGACCCCGCCGATATGCGGCAGAGCGTGCAATATGCGTTGGACTATCTCGCCACGGAACGGCATCCCAACGCCGACGATGGCTGGATGTTGATACCCGCCGATCATCCGCTGGTTGATGCGAAAATCGTTGAGTCCCTTTTAGCAAGCTGGCGAGCCGGTGCGGCTCCAATTTTGATTCCCACACACAAAGGCCATCGCGGCCACCCGACTGTGTTTCGCTGGGAATTGGCCGATGAAGTCCCACGCATTCCACCGCACCAAGGGCTGAATCGGCTGGTCCACGACCACGAATCCCACGTCCAAGAATTCCCCGTCCCCTCCGACCACATTCTGCTCGACCTAGACACGCTGGAAGACTACGAGCGACTCCAAGTTGAATGGCGACGCGAAAACGAATAA
- a CDS encoding CRTAC1 family protein, producing the protein MKNVKLQHWLIMLLAVVIGLVMFFCLAPVPNSNDVDEAPPPPPPVVPAEPAATSDQTRAPPPAAPVLPEIPFTDISDEAGITFVHKNGAASEMLLPETMGSGAAFFDYDNDGDQDLLLVNATTWPHATSQSSTATSVLYQNDGNGQFEDVSAAVGLNLSCYGTGVAVGDFDNDGWRDLFIAAVGRDHLFRNNAGQFEEITTKAGVAGDETAYSSSCGWWDYDNDGDLDLFVCHYIDWSRSSDLAQNFSRTGGMRDYGPPLDFGGTFSKLFRNDGAGQFSDVTAAAGIEVRSSTGRPLGKSLGLIPVDVDGDGWLDLIVANDTVRNFLFHNQQDGTFLEIGVRAGIAFDNSGNARGGMGIDAGFLRNDTSLAVTIGDFANEASALFVARRPLLFADEATISGLGAATLLDLTFGTFYFDADLDGRLDILAANGHISSQIERVQTSQTHAQAPQLFWNAGPGAPLEFVPLTAKQCSEDFVKPIVGRGAAYADVDGDGDQDVLMTTAGDRPRLLRNDQQTGHHWLRLKLIGTTANRDAIGARVDVHVGETTFTKQVMPTRSYLSQMELPVTFGLGGRATVDKVTVHWPGGSEQVVDDLQVNALNVVTQPR; encoded by the coding sequence ATGAAAAATGTAAAACTTCAACACTGGCTGATCATGCTACTGGCGGTCGTGATCGGGCTGGTGATGTTTTTCTGCCTAGCGCCGGTACCGAATTCCAATGACGTCGACGAAGCCCCACCGCCGCCCCCGCCTGTGGTTCCCGCGGAACCAGCAGCAACGTCGGACCAAACCCGCGCGCCGCCTCCTGCTGCGCCAGTCCTGCCGGAGATTCCTTTCACCGACATTTCGGATGAAGCGGGCATTACCTTTGTGCACAAGAACGGCGCCGCTAGTGAGATGTTGTTGCCCGAAACCATGGGCAGCGGCGCGGCGTTTTTCGACTATGACAACGACGGCGATCAAGACTTGTTGCTGGTGAACGCCACGACTTGGCCGCACGCGACCTCGCAGTCCTCCACGGCGACTTCCGTTCTCTATCAAAACGACGGCAACGGGCAGTTTGAAGATGTGTCCGCTGCTGTCGGATTGAACCTGAGCTGTTATGGAACGGGCGTCGCCGTGGGGGATTTCGATAACGATGGTTGGCGGGACCTGTTTATTGCTGCTGTCGGGCGCGATCATCTGTTTCGCAACAACGCGGGACAGTTTGAGGAAATCACGACCAAAGCAGGAGTCGCCGGCGACGAAACCGCCTACAGCAGCAGTTGCGGTTGGTGGGACTACGACAATGACGGCGACCTCGATTTGTTTGTCTGCCATTACATCGATTGGTCGCGGTCGTCGGATTTGGCGCAGAATTTCTCGCGGACCGGCGGCATGCGGGACTATGGTCCGCCGCTCGATTTTGGAGGGACCTTTTCGAAGTTATTTCGGAACGACGGTGCAGGGCAGTTTTCCGACGTCACCGCTGCCGCCGGAATCGAAGTCCGATCTTCCACGGGCCGTCCGTTGGGCAAGTCACTGGGACTGATTCCCGTAGACGTGGACGGGGATGGTTGGTTGGATCTGATTGTGGCCAACGATACGGTGCGCAACTTTTTGTTTCACAATCAACAAGACGGTACGTTTTTGGAGATCGGGGTGCGGGCGGGGATTGCCTTTGACAATTCCGGCAATGCGCGAGGCGGTATGGGGATCGATGCCGGTTTCTTGCGAAATGACACGTCGCTGGCAGTGACGATTGGAGACTTTGCCAATGAGGCGTCGGCGCTGTTTGTGGCGCGGCGGCCGCTGTTGTTTGCGGACGAAGCCACGATTAGCGGACTCGGTGCGGCAACCCTGCTGGATTTGACATTCGGCACGTTTTATTTTGATGCCGATCTCGACGGACGGCTTGATATTCTGGCTGCCAACGGGCATATCAGTTCGCAAATCGAACGCGTGCAAACCAGCCAAACACACGCCCAAGCTCCGCAGTTGTTTTGGAACGCCGGTCCAGGCGCGCCGCTGGAGTTCGTGCCGCTCACTGCCAAGCAGTGCAGCGAAGATTTTGTCAAACCGATCGTCGGCCGGGGCGCCGCTTATGCCGATGTCGATGGCGACGGCGATCAAGATGTGCTCATGACCACTGCCGGTGACCGCCCGCGTTTATTGCGTAACGATCAACAGACCGGTCATCATTGGCTGCGGCTGAAGCTGATCGGCACGACGGCCAATCGTGATGCGATCGGCGCTCGGGTGGATGTGCATGTGGGGGAGACGACCTTTACCAAGCAGGTGATGCCGACGCGGAGTTATCTATCGCAGATGGAATTGCCCGTCACGTTCGGACTCGGCGGGCGGGCCACCGTCGATAAAGTCACCGTGCATTGGCCGGGCGGCAGCGAACAGGTCGTTGACGATCTGCAAGTCAATGCACTGAATGTCGTGACGCAACCGCGGTGA